In the genome of bacterium, the window TTATGAAATATGGAAAGGTTAATTAACCAGGAAAAATTTGAAATTGAAGTCCTTGAATATTTAAATAGCGGAAAATTTTTTGACAAACTTGTTTTTGTTGGAGGTACTATGCTCAGGGTATGTTATGGATTAAACAGATTTTCCAGTGACCTTGATTTCTGGATTATTAAAAAAATTGATATAGAGAAATATTTTATGAATTTAGAAAATCATTTGAAAAAAAGGTATTTTATTAAAGATTGTGTTATTAAATTACATACCATACTTTTTGAAATTCATTCTCCTTATTACAAAAAAAATCTTAAAATTGAAATAAGAAAAGAAATAAAAAGAATTAAATATGAAAAAACAATTGCTTTTTCTCAATATTCAGATATACAGGTTTTAGTTAACACTCTTTATTTAAAAGACACCTTACGATTTAAAATAGAAAGTTTTTTAGATAGAGGAGAGATTAGAGATTGTTTTGATATAGAGTTTCTTGGTAAAAAAGGGAATATTTCTGCATATAGAAAAAAATGTTGCTGAAAAACTTATCAAAAAGATGGAAAATTTAAGTTTATTGGTTCAATTATAGATAAGAGAGAAAGAGATTTTTATTTTAAAAAAATTTTTGAGTTTTTGAAAGGTGAATTGAACAAAATCATCAATTCTTAAAATGTGTGCAATATGTGGAATAGTAAAAAATAAAGGAATAGTTGAGATAGAAGAAATAAAAAGGATGGCAAATGTTATGAATTACAGAGGACCTGATGAAGAAGGATATTTTTTTGAAAAT includes:
- a CDS encoding nucleotidyl transferase AbiEii/AbiGii toxin family protein; protein product: MERLINQEKFEIEVLEYLNSGKFFDKLVFVGGTMLRVCYGLNRFSSDLDFWIIKKIDIEKYFMNLENHLKKRYFIKDCVIKLHTILFEIHSPYYKKNLKIEIRKEIKRIKYEKTIAFSQYSDIQVLVNTLYLKDTLRFKIESFLDRGEIRDCFDIEFLGKKGNISAYRKKCC